One window from the genome of Leucobacter aridicollis encodes:
- a CDS encoding SpaH/EbpB family LPXTG-anchored major pilin: MSQNTAPRALRRGIAASAALAVGVLGILVGGSAAQADNIDAERLGSLTVHKFENPGGGAQNPGGTGTNPTSKPIDGVVFEYCSINGVDLLSGTNAGWDTLKAVSSADLVAARSGAALGSLSLTGCTELPATVGGIAKSGDLPLGAYLVREKSAPATVTKLSEPFIVTLPTPGINTGEGDGTWVYDVNLYPKNDVGDLPTKTIQNQPNNGFVLGADVNYSISQKAPAVDGDVYTKFIITDTLDPRLSGSVAPVVSIDGRPLVEGTDYTAAWTTGGTPVQHTLTVTLTGAKATLKAGEVVKVDFVATVESLGNGEIANQAGVNVNDLDVDGDGNPGTPTNEVWTRWGGALLKKVDADKSGKGLQGAEFTVLMSNKAADCLADADLVPVTKADGSAYTVTSAANGEISIPGLWIGDDELNGGTMTNGLQERCYVLVETKAPNGFVLPTGDAAKSEVIVKAGEVTVVSKEIANKQQEVPELPLTGGAGQILMVIGGLALVSVAAGSVLVARRRQ; the protein is encoded by the coding sequence ATGTCTCAGAACACTGCCCCGCGCGCGTTGCGCCGCGGCATTGCGGCCTCCGCGGCGCTCGCCGTCGGGGTCCTCGGGATTCTCGTCGGTGGCTCCGCCGCTCAGGCGGACAACATTGACGCCGAGCGCCTCGGGTCGCTGACTGTCCACAAGTTTGAGAACCCCGGTGGCGGGGCCCAGAACCCTGGCGGTACCGGAACGAACCCGACGTCGAAGCCGATCGACGGCGTCGTGTTCGAGTACTGCTCGATCAACGGTGTTGACCTGCTCAGCGGCACCAACGCTGGCTGGGACACGTTGAAGGCCGTATCGAGCGCGGACCTCGTCGCGGCGCGATCCGGCGCTGCGCTTGGCTCGCTCTCGCTCACCGGCTGCACTGAGCTGCCCGCAACGGTTGGCGGCATCGCGAAGAGCGGCGACCTGCCGCTCGGCGCATACCTCGTTCGCGAGAAGTCTGCTCCGGCAACCGTCACCAAGCTTTCTGAGCCGTTCATCGTGACCCTGCCGACCCCTGGCATCAACACGGGCGAGGGCGATGGCACCTGGGTTTACGACGTGAACCTGTACCCGAAGAACGACGTTGGTGATCTGCCCACGAAGACGATCCAGAACCAGCCGAACAATGGATTTGTACTCGGCGCAGACGTGAACTACTCGATCTCTCAGAAGGCACCGGCCGTCGACGGCGACGTCTACACGAAGTTCATCATCACCGACACGCTTGATCCCCGCCTGTCGGGCAGCGTGGCGCCGGTCGTATCGATCGACGGTCGGCCCCTGGTTGAAGGAACCGACTACACCGCTGCGTGGACGACCGGCGGCACGCCCGTTCAGCACACGCTGACCGTAACCCTCACCGGGGCGAAGGCAACGCTGAAGGCCGGTGAAGTCGTCAAGGTTGACTTCGTTGCAACCGTAGAGTCACTGGGAAACGGCGAGATCGCCAACCAGGCGGGCGTTAACGTTAACGACCTCGACGTGGATGGCGACGGAAACCCGGGCACCCCGACCAACGAGGTGTGGACGCGCTGGGGCGGCGCGCTCCTCAAGAAAGTCGACGCCGACAAGAGCGGCAAGGGCCTGCAGGGGGCCGAGTTCACCGTACTCATGAGCAACAAGGCAGCTGACTGCCTCGCAGACGCTGACCTCGTTCCGGTGACCAAGGCAGACGGAAGCGCTTACACCGTTACGTCGGCAGCCAACGGCGAGATCTCCATCCCCGGTCTCTGGATCGGCGACGATGAGCTCAACGGCGGCACCATGACCAACGGTCTTCAGGAGCGTTGCTACGTGCTCGTTGAGACGAAGGCCCCGAATGGGTTCGTTCTGCCTACGGGTGACGCCGCCAAGTCCGAGGTCATTGTGAAGGCCGGCGAGGTTACTGTGGTCTCGAAGGAGATTGCCAACAAGCAGCAGGAAGTCCCTGAGCTGCCCCTCACCGGTGGCGCAGGCCAGATCCTGATGGTCATCGGTGGCCTCGCGCTCGTCTCGGTTGCGGCAGGATCCGTGCTCGTCGCACGCCGCCGCCAGTAG
- a CDS encoding class C sortase: protein MSAWLTLTCWLLGVSVLLYPTTASWFSQVNQSSLVGLYDAEIDEVKPDVATQLTAARAYNEALSAGALLAAGVNVAVGNGEMSGLPQDYRAQLKTPSGVMSRLRIPTINVDLPIAHGTDDDTLLRGLGHLEGTSLPVGGRSTRSVITGHRGLASSRMFTDLDRVKNGDTFTLETFGEVLTYRVTEILVVEPDQTETLHQVAGRDLVTLITCTPLGVNSHRILVTGERITPTPVKDIAAAGTPSGLPGFPWWAAGFVGAIAVGAMYVRWTTRPDTPRPKR from the coding sequence GTGAGCGCTTGGTTAACGCTGACCTGCTGGCTTCTCGGGGTGAGTGTGCTGCTGTACCCAACCACAGCGTCCTGGTTCTCGCAGGTGAACCAGTCCTCGCTGGTCGGCCTATATGACGCGGAGATAGACGAGGTCAAACCCGATGTCGCGACTCAGCTCACCGCTGCTCGGGCATACAACGAGGCGCTGTCAGCGGGCGCACTGCTTGCCGCTGGTGTGAATGTGGCGGTGGGCAACGGCGAAATGAGTGGGCTGCCGCAGGACTACCGTGCGCAGCTCAAAACTCCGAGTGGCGTGATGTCACGATTGCGAATACCGACGATCAACGTAGATCTGCCGATCGCCCACGGCACTGATGATGACACATTGCTGCGTGGCTTAGGGCACCTTGAGGGCACGTCGCTTCCTGTCGGGGGGCGGAGCACCCGTTCAGTCATCACAGGTCACCGGGGGCTCGCGAGCTCACGGATGTTCACCGACCTTGACCGGGTGAAGAACGGTGACACCTTCACGCTAGAGACGTTCGGTGAGGTGCTGACGTACAGGGTCACGGAGATACTCGTTGTGGAGCCCGATCAGACCGAGACGCTCCACCAAGTCGCCGGCCGCGACCTTGTCACGCTTATTACCTGCACCCCACTCGGGGTGAACAGTCACCGCATTCTCGTGACGGGCGAGCGCATTACTCCCACACCAGTGAAAGACATTGCGGCGGCGGGTACCCCGTCGGGCCTTCCTGGGTTCCCGTGGTGGGCCGCTGGATTCGTCGGAGCTATAGCGGTTGGCGCCATGTATGTTCGCTGGACGACCCGGCCAGATACACCCAGGCCGAAGCGGTGA